A DNA window from Salarias fasciatus chromosome 23 unlocalized genomic scaffold, fSalaFa1.1 super_scaffold_20, whole genome shotgun sequence contains the following coding sequences:
- the LOC115383648 gene encoding zona pellucida sperm-binding protein 3-like, producing MTRGEPQDQFSLSANETLNQTSPRQVTPSSQPKAADRQSKHMEPGAPPVRHRLRSYQLRSKHSPPAEETSSPSLQRSEGEVEQREPGSLLRPGPELNPLPDPPSKVQLEFEQRVPVPADSVSVHCGEGKVTVEVKQNFLGNGQLIHPTDLTLGGCPAADTTAHVLQFQTELHGCGSTMTMTEEALVYTFTLTYSPTPIRNTFILKTNPVKVGVQCSYQRRHRVSSGGTRPAWNQLSSATRAEQQLHFSLRLMTEDWQSQRPSSVYFLSDVMHVEASVLQSHHVPLRIYVDSCVATTSPSPYSQPQYSFIGNHGCFADAKLTGAKSYFLPRGQEDKLQFQLKAFKFFSDDKYSLYITCRLKASKVSVPIDPQHKACSYLTEAKRWVASGGDNEVCSCCESSCREPRLKRSLADDDPRWGGAAALGPVLLEETEPTEKLRTREAVSDRPAALPGGAGAADRPAALLGGAGAALALLLSVVAAAAVICCRTHKPPGMMIVLIIAPQIAAHPQMSNGYGGTGPSRPAKPARSPESAVPDRMCDPEELKVTLCRTDVLNAGIRKGEV from the exons ATGACGAGGGGAGAGC CGCAGGACCAGTTCAGCCTGAGCGCCAATGAGACCCTGAACCAAACCTCGCCGCGGCAAGTGACGCCGAGCTCCCAGCCGAAGGCGGCGGATCGTCAGTCCAAGCACATGGAGCCGGGCGCTCCTCCGGTCAGACACCGGCTCAGGAGCTACCAGCTCAGGAGCAAACACTCTCCGCCTGCCGAGGAGACGAGTTCACCAAgcctgcagaggtcagagggtgaggtggagcagagggaaCCAGGAAGTCTGCTGCGTCCAGGCCCAGAGCTGAACCCACTTCCTGATCCCCCATCGAAG GTGCAGCTGGAGTTTGAGCAGCGGGTGCCGGTGCCAGCTGACAGCGTGTCGGTGCACTGCGGTGAAGGAAAGGTCACGGTAGAAGTCAAACAGAACTTCCTCG GGAACGGGCAGCTGATCCATCCCACCGATCTGACGCTGGGAGGCTGCCCTGCAGCGGACACCACCGCCCACGTCCTGCAGTTCCAGACAGAATTACACGGCTGTGGCAGCACCATGACA ATGACTGAAGAAGCTCTCGTCTACACGTTTACTCTGACGTACTCTCCAACACCCATTAGAAACACCTTCATTCTGAAGACCAACCCTGTTAAGGTGGGAGTGCAATGCAGCTATCAAAG GAGGCACCGTGTGAGCAGCGGTGGCACGAGGCCTGCCTGGAATCAGCTCTCCTCCGCCACGCGagccgagcagcagctgcacttCTCCCTGCGTCTCATGACAG AGGACTGGCAGTCGCAGAGGCCTTCCAGTGTTTACTTCCTGAGTGACGTGATGCACGTGGAGGCCTCGGTCCTCCAGAGTCACCACGTTCCTCTGAGGATCTACGTGGACAGCTGCGTGGCCACGACGAGCCCCAGTCCCTATTCTCAACCCCAGTACTCCTTCATCGGGAACCACGG GTGCTTCGCCGACGCTAAGCTGACAGGAGCCAAGTCTTACTTCCTGCCGCGGGGCCAGGAGGATAAACTGCAGTTCCAGCTGAAAGCCTTCAAGTTCTTCTCAGATGACAAGTATTCA CTCTACATCACCTGTCGGCTGAAAGCGTCGAAGGTCTCCGTTCCCATCGATCCGCAACACAAAGCCTGTTCATACTTGACTGAAGCCAAAAG ATGGGTGGCATCAGGTGGAGACAACGAGGTGTGTAGCTGCTGcgagagcagctgcagggagccCAGACTGAAGAGGAGCCTCGCAGACGACG atcctcggtgggggggggcggcggctcTGGGCCCCGTCctcctggaggagacggagccgaCGGAGAAGCTCCGGACGCGGGAAGCTG TCTCGGACCGGCCGGCGGCCCTGCCgggtggggcgggggcggcggaCCGGCCGGCGGCCCTGCTgggtggggcgggggcggcgctggctctgctgctgtcggttgtggcggcggcggctgtaatctgctgcaggacacacaAGCCTCCGGG GATGATGATCGTCCTCATCATCGCGCCGCAGATCGCCGCCCACCCACAGATGTCTAACGGTTATGGCGGCACGGGCCCAAGTCGACCGGCAAAACCGGCGCGGAGTCCTGAATCAGCCGTTCCCGACAGGATGTGCGACCCCGAGg AATTAAAGGTCACGCTCTGCAGGACGGACGTGCTGAACGCCGGAATCCGTAAAGGAGAGGTGTGA